Proteins encoded within one genomic window of Cyanobium sp. Tous-M-B4:
- the hpf gene encoding ribosome hibernation-promoting factor, HPF/YfiA family yields the protein MKLLIHGRNLDVTPAIREYTETKLTRAIHHFEGLVKEADVHLSVARNPRVPQQTVEVTMFANGTVIRAQERSDNLYASIDLVASKLSRQLHRYKDRIQEQEQGPVHRSARDEEAGAAANLPPPGSTLVDGKEPELPNRGVRRKYYDMPSMSIDDALHQLELIDHDFYVFRDAESGQIQVVYHRNHGGFGVIQAKDA from the coding sequence ATGAAACTGCTGATCCATGGCCGCAATCTTGACGTCACTCCCGCCATTCGGGAGTACACCGAAACCAAGCTGACCCGCGCCATTCACCACTTTGAGGGCCTCGTTAAAGAGGCCGATGTGCACCTGTCGGTGGCCCGCAATCCCCGGGTGCCGCAGCAAACGGTTGAAGTCACGATGTTTGCCAATGGCACCGTGATCCGAGCCCAAGAGCGCAGCGACAACCTCTACGCCAGCATCGACCTGGTGGCTAGCAAGCTCAGCCGCCAGCTGCACCGCTACAAGGACCGTATCCAGGAGCAGGAGCAGGGGCCGGTGCACCGCTCCGCCCGCGACGAGGAGGCCGGCGCCGCCGCCAATCTGCCGCCCCCCGGCAGCACCTTGGTGGACGGCAAGGAGCCCGAACTGCCCAACCGGGGTGTGCGGCGTAAGTACTACGACATGCCCTCGATGAGCATCGATGATGCCCTGCACCAGCTGGAGCTGATCGACCACGACTTCTACGTCTTCCGCGACGCCGAAAGTGGCCAGATCCAGGTGGTTTATCACCGCAACCATGGCGGCTTCGGGGTAATCCAGGCCAAAGACGCGTGA
- a CDS encoding AMP-binding protein — protein MARAASPAEIHWSGSRRDRQALAQRADWSGLTGLEQLWPVLAARHGDALALEAPHAVTPEQLSYRQLQQRIEQAAAAFAGLGVGAGDVVALFAENGPRWLQADQGLMRAGAADAVRGSAAPVEELLYILEDSGACGLVVESASLLAKLNLSPEARARLRFVVLLEGERDGGAEPGPCFSWGELLERGAAALACGTPAPPPPAAGARLATILYTSGTTGQPKGVPLSHANLLHQLRHLGVAVAPKPGDRVVSVLPIWHSYERSAEYFLLACGCRQTYTTLKQLRADLQRVKPHYLISVPRLWEALLSGFDDALAAMPASRQRLLGAALANSRAFGRRRRQALDLTLRPEGVLSRLWAAGLALLRWPLHRLAAALLWPKLRQQLVGGRLRTAISGGGALAMHVDGFFEAIGIELLVGYGLTETSPVLTCRRRWANRRGSAGQPLAGTSLRIVDPESGELLALGQRGRVLARGPQVMAGYWGKPEASAAVLDGEGWFDTGDLGHLLPDGSLVLTGRAKDTIVLSSGENIEPGPLEEALVASPLIEQVLVVGQDRKQLGALVVPKEAAESSDLALLRALTRECNRLLAARPGSRPDERLCGVALVEPFTLDNGLLTQTLKQRRDRITARDAAAIEAIYAPR, from the coding sequence GTGGCCCGCGCCGCCTCCCCCGCTGAAATCCATTGGAGCGGCAGTCGCCGCGATCGCCAGGCCCTGGCCCAGCGCGCCGACTGGAGCGGTCTCACCGGCCTGGAGCAGCTCTGGCCAGTGCTGGCGGCGCGCCACGGCGATGCCCTGGCCCTGGAGGCTCCCCATGCGGTCACGCCCGAGCAGCTCAGTTACCGCCAGCTGCAGCAGCGCATTGAGCAGGCCGCGGCGGCCTTTGCCGGCCTGGGCGTGGGCGCTGGCGATGTGGTGGCCCTGTTTGCCGAAAACGGTCCCCGCTGGCTGCAGGCCGACCAGGGGCTGATGCGGGCTGGGGCCGCTGATGCGGTGCGGGGCAGCGCCGCTCCTGTGGAGGAGCTGCTCTACATCCTTGAAGATTCCGGCGCTTGCGGCCTGGTGGTGGAGTCGGCGTCCCTGCTGGCCAAGCTGAACCTCTCCCCTGAGGCAAGGGCGCGCTTGCGCTTTGTGGTGCTGTTGGAGGGGGAGCGGGATGGGGGGGCGGAGCCAGGGCCCTGTTTCAGTTGGGGCGAACTGCTCGAGCGCGGGGCGGCGGCGTTGGCCTGCGGCACGCCGGCCCCGCCACCACCGGCTGCTGGGGCCCGCCTCGCCACGATTTTGTACACCTCTGGCACCACGGGGCAGCCCAAGGGCGTGCCCCTGAGCCACGCCAACCTGCTGCACCAGCTGCGCCACCTGGGAGTGGCCGTGGCACCCAAGCCGGGTGACCGGGTGGTGAGCGTGCTGCCGATCTGGCACTCCTATGAGCGCAGCGCTGAGTATTTCCTTCTGGCCTGTGGCTGCCGCCAGACCTACACAACCCTCAAGCAGCTGCGCGCCGACCTGCAGCGGGTAAAGCCCCACTACTTGATCAGCGTGCCGCGCCTGTGGGAGGCCTTGCTCTCTGGCTTTGACGACGCCCTGGCGGCCATGCCGGCCTCGCGCCAGCGGTTACTGGGCGCGGCCCTGGCCAACAGCCGCGCTTTTGGCCGCCGCCGCCGCCAGGCCCTCGATCTCACCCTGCGCCCTGAAGGGGTGTTGTCTCGGTTATGGGCGGCCGGCTTGGCCTTGCTGCGCTGGCCCCTGCACCGGCTGGCGGCGGCCTTGCTTTGGCCGAAGCTGCGCCAGCAGCTGGTGGGCGGCCGCCTGCGCACTGCCATCAGCGGTGGCGGCGCCCTGGCCATGCACGTGGATGGCTTCTTCGAGGCCATCGGCATCGAGCTGCTGGTGGGCTACGGCCTCACCGAAACCAGTCCCGTGCTCACCTGCCGGCGCCGTTGGGCCAACCGCCGCGGCAGCGCCGGCCAGCCCCTGGCGGGCACCAGCCTGCGGATCGTTGATCCCGAATCCGGCGAGCTGCTGGCCCTGGGGCAGCGGGGCCGGGTGCTGGCTCGCGGCCCCCAGGTGATGGCGGGCTACTGGGGCAAGCCGGAGGCCAGCGCAGCCGTGCTTGACGGCGAAGGCTGGTTTGACACCGGCGATCTGGGCCACCTGCTGCCCGATGGCTCCCTGGTGCTCACGGGCCGGGCCAAGGACACGATCGTGCTCAGCAGCGGCGAAAACATTGAGCCCGGCCCCCTCGAGGAGGCCTTGGTGGCCAGCCCCTTGATCGAGCAGGTGCTGGTGGTGGGCCAGGACCGCAAGCAGCTCGGCGCCCTGGTGGTGCCCAAGGAGGCTGCGGAGTCAAGCGATCTGGCCCTGTTGCGGGCTCTGACGCGAGAGTGCAATCGGCTGCTGGCCGCCCGCCCCGGCTCCCGTCCCGACGAACGCCTCTGCGGTGTGGCCTTGGTGGAGCCATTCACCCTCGATAACGGTCTGCTCACCCAGACCCTCAAGCAGCGCCGCGACCGGATTACGGCCCGCGACGCTGCGGCGATTGAGGCGATCTACGCACCCCGCTGA
- the lipB gene encoding lipoyl(octanoyl) transferase LipB — protein sequence MISTNLDAILFEATVPVPFERAWAAQRQLQQRLLDHPEGPDSVLLLEHEPCYTLGRGASEAFLSFDPAAPPLPLHRIDRGGEVTHHAPGQLVLYPVLNLQRHGADLHLYLRQLEQVVIDVLAGLDLQGERIDGLTGVWLEGRKLAAIGVGARRWISQHGLALNVDCDLAGFAAVVPCGLADRPVGRLVDWRPQLNTQQLRRPLLDAFASRFGLVLRPSNPQDGMFQL from the coding sequence GTGATATCAACCAACCTCGATGCAATCCTTTTTGAAGCGACGGTTCCGGTGCCGTTTGAACGGGCCTGGGCGGCCCAGCGCCAGCTGCAGCAGCGGCTGCTGGACCATCCCGAGGGGCCTGACAGCGTGCTCCTGCTTGAGCATGAGCCCTGCTACACCCTGGGCCGAGGCGCATCGGAGGCCTTTCTGAGCTTCGATCCCGCCGCACCGCCCCTGCCCCTGCATCGCATTGACCGCGGCGGCGAGGTGACCCACCACGCCCCGGGCCAGTTGGTGCTCTACCCGGTGCTCAATTTGCAGCGCCACGGCGCTGACCTGCACCTGTACCTGCGCCAACTTGAGCAGGTGGTGATCGATGTGCTGGCGGGTCTGGATTTGCAGGGCGAGCGGATCGATGGGCTCACCGGGGTGTGGCTGGAGGGCCGCAAGCTGGCGGCGATCGGTGTGGGGGCGCGGCGCTGGATCAGCCAGCACGGCCTGGCCTTGAATGTGGATTGCGACCTGGCTGGTTTTGCGGCAGTGGTGCCCTGCGGACTCGCTGATCGGCCCGTGGGGCGTCTGGTGGATTGGCGGCCGCAGCTCAACACCCAGCAGCTGCGCCGGCCATTGCTGGATGCTTTTGCCAGCCGTTTCGGCCTGGTGCTGCGGCCATCCAATCCCCAGGACGGGATGTTCCAGCTGTGA
- a CDS encoding MFS transporter, translating to MSGNSNATGLQGVLALPDFRWLWLGQIFSQLADKFYIVLMVFLIAQTWVKGTPEANPALAEAASAIRLDLPETRAQMITLLATGIYVANTIPAMLLGTVAGVWADRWPKRGVMVASNGLRALLVLLAPLCLLEGPEWLGLSWGYWGLVLMTFFESVLTQFFAPAEQAALPQLVPSDQLLAANSLYQATSMAATIVGFALGDPILRLLNLGLQRIGISGGEFLLLPLCYGLAAVAISRIRWQEPPRAPSRTTVWQEIGEGIQVLRERPRVFSAMVQLVLLYSLLAALYVLAISLAAAIPGLGPTQFGTLLAMSGLGLAIGALAVAQLGQGLNRRHLAATGLATIGWSLVLLGQLRGNLVFTLLLCGVLGVGSALLAIPAQTTIQEETPEELRGKVFGLQNNLINVALSLPLVLAGAVVSRYGLLPVLWGLAAIALLAALLERPWQRW from the coding sequence TTGAGCGGCAATTCCAACGCCACCGGATTGCAGGGCGTTCTGGCGCTGCCCGATTTCCGCTGGCTCTGGCTTGGCCAGATCTTTTCCCAGCTGGCAGACAAGTTTTACATCGTGCTGATGGTGTTCCTGATCGCCCAGACCTGGGTGAAGGGAACGCCTGAGGCCAACCCCGCCCTGGCGGAGGCCGCCTCGGCAATCCGGCTGGACCTGCCCGAAACCCGGGCCCAGATGATCACCCTGCTGGCCACGGGGATCTACGTGGCCAACACGATTCCAGCCATGCTGCTGGGCACTGTCGCCGGGGTCTGGGCCGACCGCTGGCCCAAGCGGGGCGTGATGGTGGCATCCAACGGCCTGCGGGCGCTGCTGGTCTTGCTAGCTCCCCTATGCCTGCTGGAGGGCCCCGAGTGGCTGGGGCTGAGCTGGGGCTACTGGGGGTTGGTGCTGATGACCTTTTTCGAATCGGTGCTCACCCAGTTTTTTGCGCCGGCCGAACAAGCAGCCCTACCCCAGCTGGTGCCAAGCGACCAGCTGTTAGCAGCAAACTCGCTTTATCAGGCCACCAGCATGGCCGCCACGATCGTGGGCTTTGCCCTGGGTGATCCGATCCTGCGGCTCCTAAACCTGGGCCTGCAACGCATCGGCATCAGCGGTGGTGAATTTCTGCTGCTGCCCCTTTGCTACGGCCTAGCGGCCGTAGCCATCAGCCGAATCCGCTGGCAGGAGCCGCCTCGGGCGCCGAGCCGCACAACCGTGTGGCAAGAAATCGGCGAGGGGATTCAGGTGCTGCGGGAGCGGCCGCGGGTGTTCAGCGCCATGGTGCAGCTGGTGTTGCTCTACAGCCTGCTTGCCGCCCTTTACGTGCTGGCGATCAGCCTGGCGGCGGCTATCCCCGGGCTTGGCCCCACCCAGTTTGGAACCCTGCTGGCGATGAGCGGCCTGGGCCTGGCCATTGGGGCCCTAGCCGTGGCCCAGCTGGGCCAGGGGCTCAACCGCCGCCACCTGGCTGCCACGGGCCTCGCCACGATCGGCTGGAGCCTGGTGCTGCTGGGTCAGTTGCGCGGCAATTTGGTGTTCACCTTGCTGCTTTGCGGCGTGCTGGGGGTGGGCTCGGCCCTGCTGGCGATTCCCGCCCAAACCACAATCCAGGAAGAAACACCGGAAGAGCTGCGCGGCAAGGTATTCGGCCTGCAAAACAACCTGATCAACGTGGCCCTGAGCCTGCCTTTGGTGCTGGCCGGGGCGGTGGTGAGCCGCTACGGCCTGCTGCCGGTGCTCTGGGGCCTGGCAGCCATTGCCCTGCTGGCGGCCTTATTGGAGCGGCCCTGGCAGCGCTGGTAG
- a CDS encoding glycine betaine ABC transporter substrate-binding protein has protein sequence MTAELAREIVFRSGEHLVLVTSSVALALLIALPLGLAIQAHPRWRRLVLGLANAVQTIPSLAIFGLLLTVPLLGGIGSTPAVVALTLYALLPLLRGLLTGLQQVPPGLKQAGQALGLSGGQVLRYVELPLALPSLMAGLRVAAVIAVGVATIGAAIGAGGLGVFIFRGIATVNNTLLLAGALPAAAIALAADACLGALENHLVQGTGQPLQRSRLWLGIREWLRRRWALAAALTGAALLAVVLGWHQLAPPGPAGSVVIGAKGFTEQQLLGELLAQEIEELTSLQVRREFSLGSTFLCHEAVRQGRVDGYVEYTGTAWSAILKQPSGPGASDRASLWSRARRLYAERYGLRMFPSLGFENTFAILIRQAQGQQRGLRTISQAVQPARRWRAAFGYEFLNRGDGYPGLASRYGLRFAAPPTAMDLGLTYRALADGRVDLIAGDSTSGLIPSLKLQVLLDDRHYFPAYDAVPVFNAASLERHPELVPVLENLAGRLSAATMQQLNAAVDLDHQSPELVVRRWRQDH, from the coding sequence GTGACTGCTGAGCTGGCCAGGGAAATTGTTTTCCGCAGCGGCGAACACCTTGTTCTGGTGACTTCCAGTGTGGCGCTGGCCCTGCTGATTGCCCTGCCCCTTGGTCTGGCGATTCAGGCGCACCCCCGCTGGCGCCGCCTGGTGCTGGGGCTGGCCAATGCCGTGCAGACCATCCCCAGCCTGGCGATATTCGGCTTGTTGCTGACTGTGCCCCTGCTCGGTGGCATCGGCTCCACGCCGGCCGTGGTGGCCCTGACCCTCTACGCCTTGCTGCCCCTGCTGCGCGGACTGCTCACCGGGCTCCAACAGGTTCCGCCTGGGCTCAAGCAGGCCGGGCAGGCATTGGGTCTCAGTGGCGGCCAGGTGCTGCGCTACGTGGAGCTGCCGCTGGCCCTGCCCAGCCTGATGGCGGGCCTGCGGGTGGCTGCCGTGATCGCCGTGGGGGTGGCCACGATCGGCGCGGCGATTGGTGCCGGTGGGCTGGGGGTATTCATCTTCCGGGGCATCGCCACGGTGAACAACACCCTGCTGCTGGCCGGGGCCCTGCCGGCGGCGGCCATTGCTCTGGCTGCCGATGCTTGTCTGGGAGCCCTAGAGAATCACCTAGTCCAGGGGACGGGGCAGCCCCTTCAAAGGTCACGGCTATGGCTAGGGATCCGGGAGTGGCTCCGGCGGCGGTGGGCCCTGGCGGCGGCCCTGACCGGCGCGGCCCTGCTTGCCGTCGTCCTCGGCTGGCATCAGCTGGCCCCTCCAGGCCCTGCTGGCTCGGTGGTGATCGGGGCCAAGGGTTTCACCGAACAGCAGTTGCTTGGTGAACTGCTGGCCCAGGAGATTGAAGAACTCACTTCGCTGCAGGTGCGGCGCGAATTCAGCCTCGGCAGCACCTTTCTTTGCCATGAAGCCGTGCGCCAGGGCCGGGTCGATGGCTACGTCGAATACACCGGCACGGCCTGGTCGGCGATCCTCAAGCAGCCCTCGGGACCCGGCGCCAGCGACCGGGCCAGCCTCTGGAGCCGCGCTCGCCGGCTTTATGCCGAGCGCTACGGGCTGAGGATGTTCCCCTCGCTTGGCTTCGAGAACACCTTTGCGATTTTGATCCGCCAAGCCCAGGGGCAGCAACGCGGGCTCCGCACCATCAGCCAGGCGGTGCAGCCCGCCCGCCGATGGCGGGCGGCCTTCGGCTACGAGTTTCTTAACCGGGGCGATGGCTACCCGGGGCTGGCCAGCCGCTATGGCCTGCGTTTCGCTGCGCCGCCCACGGCCATGGATCTGGGCCTTACCTACCGGGCCCTGGCCGACGGCCGGGTGGATCTGATTGCAGGAGATAGCACCAGCGGCCTGATTCCCTCCCTGAAGTTGCAGGTGCTGCTGGACGACCGCCATTACTTCCCCGCCTATGACGCGGTGCCCGTGTTCAACGCCGCAAGCCTGGAGCGCCATCCGGAGCTGGTGCCGGTGCTGGAGAACCTGGCGGGCCGCCTCTCGGCAGCCACCATGCAACAGCTCAATGCTGCGGTGGATCTGGACCACCAGAGCCCCGAACTGGTGGTGCGCCGCTGGCGGCAGGATCACTGA
- a CDS encoding glycosyltransferase family 4 protein, with product MAHIAWLGKKTPFCGNVTYGLSTTHALRSRGHGISFIHFDTPPGSLARSSDALPDADNQGDSNGGGPEVALPYLVKSQVYTIPSLGAQRELRESLERLKPDLVHASLTLSPLDFRLPDLCQQLGLPVVATFHPAFDASLRNLTAGTQQLTYQLYGPTLAKFDRVIVFSELQAEMLLRLGVRAERLAVIPNGVDTSMWQPASLAAAASPELQELRQRFAGRRVFLYMGRVATEKNVEALIKAWRLVRPAGCVLVIVGDGPLRSALQAPGDEPDLVWWGYEPSLERRVAFQQLAEVFLLPSLVEGLSLALLEAMASGTACIATDAGADGEVLEGGAGIVISTQGVTTQLRTLIPVLRDQPVLTAELGRRARARALERYTLEGNIDALEALYAELVPRSSLVA from the coding sequence GTGGCCCACATTGCCTGGCTGGGCAAGAAAACACCGTTCTGCGGCAACGTCACCTACGGACTGAGCACGACCCACGCGCTGCGCAGCCGCGGCCATGGGATCAGCTTTATCCACTTCGACACACCCCCCGGCAGCCTGGCTCGCTCCAGCGATGCCCTGCCGGACGCTGACAACCAGGGCGACAGCAATGGCGGCGGCCCAGAAGTTGCCCTGCCTTACCTAGTGAAGTCGCAGGTGTACACGATTCCATCGCTGGGGGCCCAGCGGGAATTGCGCGAATCCCTGGAGCGACTGAAGCCCGACCTGGTGCACGCCAGCCTCACCCTCTCTCCCCTCGATTTCCGCCTACCCGATCTCTGCCAGCAGCTGGGGCTACCGGTGGTGGCCACCTTTCATCCCGCCTTCGATGCGAGCTTGCGCAACCTCACCGCCGGCACCCAGCAGCTCACCTACCAGCTCTATGGGCCCACCCTGGCCAAATTTGATCGGGTGATCGTGTTTTCGGAGCTGCAGGCGGAGATGCTGCTGCGCCTGGGGGTGCGGGCCGAGCGGCTGGCCGTGATCCCTAACGGCGTCGACACCAGCATGTGGCAGCCGGCATCGCTGGCCGCCGCTGCCAGCCCAGAGCTGCAGGAGCTGCGCCAGCGCTTTGCCGGCCGGCGCGTCTTCCTGTACATGGGCCGGGTGGCCACTGAGAAAAACGTCGAGGCCCTGATCAAGGCCTGGCGGCTCGTGCGACCCGCCGGCTGCGTGCTGGTGATCGTGGGCGATGGCCCCTTGCGCAGTGCGCTGCAGGCCCCGGGGGATGAACCAGATCTGGTGTGGTGGGGCTATGAGCCCAGCCTGGAGCGGCGCGTGGCCTTCCAGCAGCTGGCCGAGGTGTTTCTGCTGCCCTCCCTGGTGGAGGGCCTGAGCCTGGCCCTACTGGAGGCCATGGCCAGCGGCACCGCCTGCATCGCCACAGACGCCGGCGCCGATGGCGAGGTGCTGGAGGGGGGCGCTGGCATCGTGATCAGCACCCAGGGCGTCACCACCCAGCTGCGCACCTTGATCCCAGTGCTGCGCGATCAACCCGTGCTCACCGCCGAGCTAGGCCGTCGCGCCCGCGCCCGCGCCCTAGAGCGCTACACACTTGAGGGCAACATCGACGCTTTAGAGGCGCTCTACGCCGAGCTGGTGCCCCGAAGTTCACTGGTGGCCTGA
- the pyrF gene encoding orotidine-5'-phosphate decarboxylase gives MLEPSDRIIVALDGMAPEQALSFTAAVPELRWVKVGLELFVAGGPAVVQQLRDQGKRVFLDLKFHDIPATMAGACRSAARLGAELITVHACAGSAALGAAQAAALESAAAAGLPAPTLLAVTVLTSWEQARFASELAIVEPLAAYVPRLAQLAAAAGIGGCVCSPMEVAALRATHPEPFALVTPGIRPAGAALGDQQRVLTPAQAVAAGASQLVIGRPITAAPDPAAAFAACCLELGGL, from the coding sequence TTGCTTGAGCCCAGTGATCGAATCATCGTGGCCCTCGATGGCATGGCCCCTGAGCAGGCCCTGTCCTTCACCGCCGCCGTACCCGAGCTGCGTTGGGTGAAGGTGGGCCTGGAGCTGTTCGTGGCTGGCGGGCCGGCGGTGGTCCAGCAACTGCGCGATCAGGGCAAACGGGTGTTCCTCGATCTCAAGTTCCACGACATCCCGGCCACCATGGCCGGTGCCTGCCGCAGTGCCGCCCGCCTCGGTGCTGAGCTGATCACGGTGCATGCCTGCGCCGGCAGCGCGGCCCTGGGCGCGGCCCAGGCGGCGGCGCTGGAGTCGGCTGCGGCGGCAGGCCTGCCTGCCCCCACCCTGCTGGCGGTGACGGTACTCACCAGCTGGGAGCAGGCCCGTTTTGCCTCTGAGCTGGCGATTGTGGAGCCGCTTGCTGCCTACGTGCCCCGGCTGGCCCAGCTGGCGGCGGCGGCCGGTATCGGCGGCTGCGTCTGCTCACCCATGGAGGTGGCCGCCCTGCGGGCAACCCATCCAGAGCCCTTTGCTCTGGTGACCCCCGGCATCCGCCCCGCTGGAGCAGCTCTTGGCGATCAGCAGCGGGTGCTGACACCGGCCCAGGCTGTCGCCGCCGGTGCCAGCCAGCTGGTGATAGGCCGGCCGATCACGGCGGCGCCAGATCCAGCTGCGGCCTTCGCGGCTTGTTGCCTGGAGCTGGGCGGGCTTTAG
- the deoC gene encoding deoxyribose-phosphate aldolase has product MSADRPDLAPLIDHALLDPHHGSSAVRQCCEEARHFGFAGVCVASRWVASAREQLPLEGKGASPQLIAVVGFPFGAVPAAVKLAEAVAAAEAGADELDVVPDFGALADRQSTPIHDELAAICELGLPVKVILEVGRLDPDALALLVEISIDAGARFLKSGSGFGPAVTVDHIEQLRQLARGRAAIKASGGIANLEHALALVEAGATRLGTSRGVALAQAMRG; this is encoded by the coding sequence GTGAGCGCCGACCGGCCAGACCTAGCCCCCCTGATCGACCACGCCCTGCTGGATCCCCACCACGGCAGCAGCGCGGTGCGCCAGTGCTGCGAGGAAGCCCGCCATTTCGGCTTTGCCGGGGTGTGCGTGGCCTCCCGCTGGGTGGCCAGCGCCAGGGAGCAGCTGCCCCTTGAGGGCAAGGGCGCCAGCCCCCAGCTGATTGCCGTGGTGGGCTTCCCCTTCGGCGCCGTGCCAGCGGCGGTGAAGCTGGCCGAAGCGGTGGCAGCGGCTGAGGCCGGGGCCGACGAACTGGACGTGGTGCCCGATTTCGGCGCCCTAGCGGACCGCCAGAGCACGCCGATCCACGACGAACTCGCCGCCATCTGCGAGCTGGGCCTGCCGGTGAAGGTGATCCTGGAGGTGGGCAGGCTCGATCCCGACGCCCTGGCCCTGCTGGTGGAGATCAGCATCGATGCCGGCGCCCGCTTCCTTAAAAGCGGCAGCGGCTTTGGGCCAGCGGTAACGGTGGACCACATTGAACAGCTGCGCCAGCTGGCCCGCGGTCGGGCAGCCATCAAGGCCTCCGGTGGCATCGCCAACCTGGAGCATGCCCTTGCCCTGGTGGAGGCTGGCGCCACCCGGCTCGGCACCAGCCGCGGCGTGGCCCTGGCCCAGGCGATGCGGGGCTGA
- the tyrS gene encoding tyrosine--tRNA ligase produces MADLFPAGSGAGASSDPDQQLTARLDEAKRAGRPLRIKLGIDPTGSDIHLGHSLLFRKLRAFQDAGHIAVLIIGDFTARIGDPTGKSATRVQLSAAAVEANAATYLQQLGLGQARERALLDFETPGRLEVRRNSEWLTGLDLPQVIELLGISTVGQMLAKEDFSNRYGSGAPISLHEFLYPLLQGYDSVQVQADLELGGTDQKFNVAMGRDLQRHFGQRPQFGMLLPILPGLDGVQKMSKSLGNTVGLAEDPLSMYSKLEKVPDAVVDDYLTLLTDLDLAGLPQNPRERQKLMALEITQARHGGPAAAAAQVDAAKLVAGAAGSGAAAAEVPEASLTAVNFPAKAFYLLSAVGLCASSSEARRQIQGGGVKLDGEKLVDPNQEFGGPEALAGKVLQLGKKTFRRLVAG; encoded by the coding sequence ATGGCGGATCTGTTCCCCGCCGGCAGCGGTGCAGGTGCCAGCAGCGATCCAGATCAGCAACTTACCGCCCGTCTTGATGAGGCCAAGCGGGCCGGGCGGCCCTTGCGCATCAAGCTCGGCATCGACCCCACCGGCTCCGATATCCACCTGGGGCACTCGCTGCTGTTCCGCAAGCTGCGGGCCTTCCAGGATGCCGGCCACATCGCCGTGCTGATCATCGGCGACTTCACCGCCCGCATCGGCGATCCCACCGGTAAGAGCGCCACCCGGGTGCAACTCAGCGCCGCTGCGGTGGAGGCCAATGCCGCCACCTACCTGCAGCAGCTGGGCCTGGGCCAGGCCCGCGAGCGTGCCCTGCTTGATTTCGAGACTCCTGGCCGGCTGGAGGTGCGCCGCAACAGCGAGTGGCTCACCGGGCTTGACCTGCCCCAGGTGATTGAGCTGCTGGGCATCAGCACCGTGGGCCAGATGCTGGCCAAGGAGGACTTTTCCAATCGCTACGGCTCGGGGGCCCCCATCTCCCTGCACGAGTTTCTTTATCCGCTGCTGCAGGGCTACGACTCGGTGCAAGTGCAAGCGGATCTAGAGCTGGGCGGTACCGATCAAAAGTTCAACGTGGCCATGGGCCGCGACCTGCAGCGTCACTTTGGCCAGCGGCCTCAATTTGGAATGCTGCTGCCGATTCTGCCGGGACTAGATGGCGTGCAGAAGATGAGCAAAAGCCTGGGCAACACCGTGGGCCTCGCCGAAGACCCACTTTCGATGTATTCGAAGCTTGAAAAGGTTCCCGATGCGGTGGTCGACGACTACCTAACCCTGCTGACTGATCTGGATTTGGCGGGTCTGCCGCAGAACCCAAGGGAGCGTCAGAAACTAATGGCCCTGGAGATCACCCAGGCGCGCCATGGCGGGCCGGCGGCGGCGGCGGCCCAGGTGGATGCCGCCAAGCTTGTAGCCGGTGCGGCTGGTAGTGGTGCCGCCGCCGCCGAGGTGCCGGAGGCCTCGCTGACGGCGGTGAACTTCCCCGCCAAGGCCTTCTACCTGCTCAGTGCTGTGGGCCTCTGCGCTAGCAGTAGCGAAGCCCGCCGCCAGATCCAGGGCGGCGGCGTCAAGCTCGATGGCGAAAAGCTTGTTGATCCCAACCAGGAGTTTGGCGGCCCCGAGGCGCTCGCCGGCAAGGTGCTGCAGCTGGGCAAGAAGACTTTCCGGCGGCTGGTGGCTGGCTGA
- the recO gene encoding DNA repair protein RecO — protein sequence MPEQSLEGLALSCRPLGENDRLLTLLSDEEGVVRLAVPGARRPRSSLAAAVPLSHLRLQVGGRSGLRRVRQLKVLRSYSGLAQQLEALAAAQALMELCLALVPSDAPSAGILGDLLMQLGRLDALVRERSCDLEALAIAVQGSVHLLALGGYALPLGCCSRSGEPLDPPVGDWDWRCSLVPSEGLVIGGVPGARVVLNASELALLQRLLRPNLPRRRDGELMGPLPVWLHLLELVEHWCQEHLSRKPRAFRLLRTGLAAGTAPS from the coding sequence GTGCCGGAGCAAAGCCTCGAAGGGTTGGCGCTGAGCTGCCGGCCCCTGGGCGAAAACGACAGGCTGCTTACCCTGCTCAGCGACGAGGAGGGGGTGGTGCGGCTGGCCGTGCCGGGGGCGCGCAGACCCCGCAGCAGCCTGGCCGCCGCCGTGCCCCTGAGCCATCTACGCCTGCAGGTGGGCGGTCGCAGCGGCCTGAGGCGGGTGCGTCAACTGAAAGTGCTGCGCAGCTACAGCGGCCTGGCCCAGCAGCTGGAGGCCCTCGCCGCCGCCCAGGCCCTGATGGAGCTCTGTCTGGCCCTGGTGCCAAGCGACGCACCCTCCGCCGGCATCCTGGGCGACCTACTGATGCAGCTAGGCCGCCTCGACGCCCTGGTGCGGGAGCGAAGCTGCGACCTAGAAGCCTTGGCAATCGCGGTGCAGGGCAGCGTCCACCTGCTGGCCCTTGGCGGCTACGCCTTACCCCTGGGCTGCTGCAGCCGCAGCGGCGAGCCCCTGGATCCGCCCGTGGGCGATTGGGATTGGCGCTGCAGCTTGGTGCCGAGCGAGGGGTTGGTGATCGGAGGCGTGCCGGGGGCACGGGTAGTGCTCAATGCATCCGAACTGGCCCTGCTGCAACGGCTGCTGCGGCCCAACCTGCCCCGCCGGCGCGATGGCGAACTGATGGGCCCCCTGCCGGTATGGCTGCACCTGCTGGAACTGGTGGAACACTGGTGCCAGGAGCATCTCAGCCGCAAACCCCGGGCTTTCCGGCTGCTGCGCACCGGCCTGGCAGCCGGTACTGCGCCATCATGA